The Mammaliicoccus sciuri genome window below encodes:
- a CDS encoding helix-turn-helix domain-containing protein yields the protein MTKYSDEFKLKVVRDYLDGHYGYRKLAKKYNIPDKIIIRTWVKAFQSFGVDGIKKKQKKTVYSVTFKINVLNYMKRTGDSFQDTAIKFGLNTPSIIVRWKKIYDKEGVEGLEKPKGRPPMKKKKQKKSNQNLSREKELELENENLRLENAYLKKLNAFRENPSAFLEKHKQQWHSNSKKKDSN from the coding sequence ATGACAAAATATAGTGATGAATTTAAGTTGAAAGTTGTAAGAGATTATCTAGATGGCCATTATGGTTATCGAAAATTAGCTAAAAAATATAATATACCTGATAAAATTATTATACGAACATGGGTAAAAGCCTTTCAATCATTCGGTGTAGATGGCATTAAAAAGAAACAGAAAAAGACAGTTTATTCTGTTACATTCAAAATAAATGTATTAAACTATATGAAAAGAACAGGCGATTCCTTCCAAGATACAGCGATTAAATTTGGCCTAAATACCCCATCTATTATTGTGCGATGGAAAAAGATATATGACAAAGAAGGTGTGGAAGGACTCGAAAAGCCGAAAGGACGACCTCCCATGAAAAAGAAGAAACAGAAGAAATCTAATCAAAACCTATCACGAGAAAAAGAGTTAGAGCTAGAAAATGAAAATCTTCGATTAGAGAATGCTTATTTAAAAAAGTTGAACGCTTTTCGAGAGAATCCGAGTGCCTTTCTAGAAAAGCACAAGCAGCAGTGGCATTCGAACTCAAAGAAGAAGGATTCAAATTAA
- a CDS encoding IS110 family RNA-guided transposase, protein MKLKLLKFNNLGVIFIEYFGIDVGKGKSFIAHYSNNEFVKEFEITHDNNGFESLNKYIKDFAGVYFLFEATGIYSKVLEKFCTVNNISFCVINPLEAKLLTNSLRNWKTDKSDAHKLAVLAKNINKKPSRNLMEEKYVKLRELTRYYEEINNQQNYLKNQLIQLLDMTFPELQNLFKDRYSKLALQVASKFPHPDFVDSNEIEELKNTINSCTEKNLSEKKKAQYAKKLVEFSMVSYPSVSKDSFLTDKLIYVIEDLLNLMKRHASIKQRLLVLAEEFEEFKIIKSIPGIGDLTAIMIIGELGDIKSFDSHKQLNAYVGIDIKRYQSGKTHFKDKINKRGNKHARSLFYLIIKNFLLGQRLFKNHIIDYYYKLKKQPNGKGHKTASIACVNKLLKTIHYLVINNKEYDYHLSPH, encoded by the coding sequence GTGAAGTTAAAGCTTCTTAAATTTAATAACTTAGGAGTGATTTTTATCGAATATTTTGGTATAGATGTTGGAAAAGGAAAGAGTTTTATTGCACATTATTCAAACAATGAATTTGTTAAAGAATTTGAAATTACCCACGATAATAATGGTTTTGAGTCACTAAACAAATATATAAAGGATTTCGCAGGAGTATATTTTTTATTTGAAGCTACTGGTATATATTCAAAAGTGTTAGAGAAATTCTGTACAGTTAACAACATTTCATTTTGTGTAATTAATCCTCTTGAGGCAAAATTACTAACTAATTCTTTAAGAAATTGGAAAACAGATAAATCTGATGCACATAAACTTGCCGTTTTAGCTAAAAATATAAATAAAAAACCTTCTAGAAATTTAATGGAAGAAAAATACGTAAAACTGAGAGAACTGACAAGATACTATGAAGAAATTAACAATCAACAAAATTACTTAAAAAACCAATTGATTCAGTTACTAGATATGACTTTTCCAGAATTACAAAACCTATTTAAGGATAGATATTCAAAATTGGCTTTACAAGTAGCTAGTAAGTTCCCACATCCTGACTTTGTTGATTCTAATGAAATTGAAGAACTAAAAAATACAATTAATAGTTGTACAGAAAAAAATCTATCAGAGAAAAAGAAAGCACAATATGCAAAAAAACTCGTAGAGTTCTCTATGGTCAGTTATCCTTCTGTTTCTAAAGATTCATTTTTAACAGATAAATTAATTTATGTGATTGAAGATTTATTAAATCTAATGAAACGGCATGCTTCTATAAAACAAAGGTTATTAGTGTTAGCTGAGGAATTCGAAGAATTTAAAATAATTAAATCTATTCCTGGCATTGGTGATTTAACAGCCATAATGATTATTGGCGAATTAGGTGACATCAAATCCTTTGATTCTCATAAACAATTGAATGCATATGTAGGCATTGATATAAAAAGATATCAGTCTGGTAAAACGCATTTTAAAGATAAAATTAACAAACGTGGAAACAAACATGCTAGATCATTATTTTACTTAATCATTAAAAATTTCCTGTTGGGTCAAAGGTTATTTAAAAATCATATTATCGACTATTATTACAAATTAAAAAAGCAGCCTAATGGCAAAGGCCACAAGACTGCTTCAATAGCTTGCGTTAACAAGCTACTTAAAACCATTCATTATCTAGTTATAAATAATAAAGAATATGATTATCACTTGTCTCCACACTGA
- a CDS encoding thiolase family protein: MNKVVIVSAQRTPVGKFRGRLSNYSAVELGTAALKSAINKIQLDPKDIENVIFGNVVQAGTGQNAARQIAVNASLPYETPGMTVNEVCGSGLKSIILGKQLIQLGEANVVAVGGVESMTNTPDLILKKSDAPVKSFMHDGLTDVFHNMAMGLTAEAIATKYEVTREEQDAFALNSHLKSDKATKAGKFNEEIVSLEDANGETMTSDELIRPESTMEDLATLKTIFKEDGTVTAGNASALSDGGSALILMSESYAKKNGYTILATVGQHAEIGCDPLYMGYAPFYAVESLLNKIGKTIQDIDLVEMTEAFSAQSIPVKKNLNIPDEKFNIYGGAIALGHPLGSTGSRLVTTLAHALKQEDKQTGIATACIGGGLGIALMIEKGVGL, from the coding sequence ATGAATAAAGTTGTAATCGTAAGTGCTCAAAGAACACCTGTAGGAAAATTCAGAGGAAGGTTGAGTAACTACTCTGCAGTAGAATTAGGGACTGCTGCTTTAAAATCTGCAATTAATAAAATTCAACTAGATCCTAAAGATATCGAGAATGTCATTTTCGGTAACGTTGTTCAAGCAGGTACGGGACAAAATGCTGCTCGACAAATTGCTGTAAATGCTAGTTTACCATATGAAACACCTGGTATGACTGTAAACGAAGTTTGTGGATCAGGACTTAAATCTATCATTTTAGGGAAACAACTTATTCAACTTGGCGAAGCAAATGTTGTTGCTGTTGGCGGCGTTGAAAGTATGACGAACACACCAGACCTTATTCTAAAAAAAAGCGACGCACCTGTTAAAAGTTTCATGCATGATGGTTTAACAGACGTCTTTCATAATATGGCGATGGGCTTAACTGCAGAAGCAATTGCAACTAAATATGAAGTTACACGTGAAGAACAAGATGCGTTTGCTTTAAATTCACACTTAAAATCTGATAAAGCAACTAAAGCTGGTAAATTTAACGAAGAAATCGTTTCGTTAGAAGATGCAAATGGTGAAACAATGACTTCAGATGAATTAATTAGACCAGAAAGTACAATGGAAGACCTTGCAACATTAAAAACTATTTTCAAAGAAGATGGTACAGTGACTGCGGGTAACGCTTCAGCTTTAAGTGACGGTGGTTCTGCTTTAATTTTAATGAGTGAATCATATGCGAAAAAGAATGGCTATACAATCCTAGCAACTGTCGGACAACACGCAGAGATCGGCTGTGATCCATTATACATGGGTTATGCACCTTTCTATGCTGTAGAGTCACTATTAAACAAGATTGGAAAGACAATTCAAGATATCGACTTAGTTGAGATGACAGAAGCATTCTCAGCACAAAGTATTCCTGTTAAAAAGAACTTGAACATACCAGATGAGAAATTTAACATTTATGGTGGCGCAATTGCTTTAGGTCATCCACTAGGCTCAACAGGTTCAAGATTAGTTACAACGTTAGCACATGCCTTAAAACAAGAAGATAAACAAACAGGTATCGCGACTGCTTGTATCGGTGGTGGCTTAGGCATAGCATTAATGATAGAAAAAGGAGTAGGACTTTAA
- a CDS encoding IS3 family transposase, with protein sequence MAFELKEEGFKLKDILVKVGIPEATYHYHAKQLQKEDLDKGWKKKIIELFQKHNGKYGYRRIYLALRNQGYLINHKKVQRIMRELGLKCQKFTRKSRYQSYKGTVGKVAENRLNRRFHTSIRLQKLVTDITEFKCAEEQKLYLSPIMDLYNGEIISYGISRRPTLDLVLQSLDKAVTIIKHEAPYRTTIHSDQGWHYQHNAWIRRLSEQRIYQSMSRKATCADNASMENFFGIMKQEMYHGEELVNYETLKRRIEDYIYWYNNERLKLKLAGRSPVQYRTQSSQLIA encoded by the coding sequence GTGGCATTCGAACTCAAAGAAGAAGGATTCAAATTAAAAGATATCTTAGTAAAGGTTGGTATACCAGAAGCAACCTATCATTACCATGCCAAACAATTACAAAAGGAAGATTTAGATAAAGGTTGGAAGAAAAAGATCATTGAACTTTTTCAAAAACACAACGGTAAATACGGCTATCGTCGTATATATTTAGCTTTGAGAAATCAAGGTTATCTCATTAACCATAAGAAAGTACAACGAATTATGCGAGAACTAGGATTAAAATGTCAAAAATTCACACGTAAATCACGCTATCAATCATACAAAGGTACAGTTGGTAAAGTGGCTGAAAATCGCTTGAATCGTAGATTCCATACATCTATTCGACTTCAAAAATTAGTGACAGATATCACTGAATTTAAATGTGCTGAAGAACAAAAATTATATCTCAGCCCTATTATGGATTTATACAATGGGGAAATCATTTCTTATGGTATATCCAGAAGACCAACATTAGACTTAGTACTTCAATCATTGGATAAAGCAGTTACAATCATTAAGCATGAAGCACCATATCGTACGACGATACATTCTGATCAAGGTTGGCATTATCAGCATAATGCATGGATTAGAAGATTATCGGAACAAAGGATTTATCAAAGTATGTCACGTAAAGCGACGTGTGCGGATAATGCTTCTATGGAGAATTTCTTTGGCATCATGAAGCAGGAAATGTATCATGGAGAAGAACTTGTTAACTATGAAACATTAAAAAGAAGAATTGAGGATTACATCTATTGGTATAACAATGAACGTTTGAAATTAAAATTGGCTGGACGAAGTCCAGTACAATACCGAACTCAATCCAGCCAATTAATAGCATAA
- a CDS encoding hydroxymethylglutaryl-CoA synthase, with protein sequence MAIGIDKLDFYIPSFYVSMEDLANARGVDPNKFKIGIGQNKMAVNPVSQDIISMGINAAQDILSEQDKKDIDMVIVATESSVDHSKAASIEIHNQLNIQPFARCIEMKEACYSATAAIQLAKDFLSNNPNKKVLVIASDIARYGLNSGGEPTQGAGAVALLLSHNPRILELNDDSVAYTNNVYDFWRPTSEKYPVVDGALSKDAYIESFNTVWNEYAKRTGHEVNDFESFCFHVPFTKMGEKAFKTILNENLEDSIKNRLMDAYQDSVLWNRDVGNIYTGSLYLSLISLLQNHTFQAGQKVCLFSYGSGAVGEIFSGSIVEGYDKALDKEKHLDMLTSREQLSVEEYETFFNRFDNQEFDFERELRQDPYSKVYLHSIADHIRTYKTEE encoded by the coding sequence ATGGCAATAGGTATTGATAAATTAGATTTTTACATCCCAAGTTTTTATGTAAGTATGGAAGATTTGGCAAATGCTCGTGGAGTAGATCCAAATAAATTTAAAATTGGTATCGGACAAAATAAAATGGCCGTTAATCCAGTGAGCCAAGATATTATATCAATGGGTATTAACGCAGCTCAAGATATTTTATCTGAACAAGATAAAAAAGATATCGACATGGTGATCGTAGCGACTGAATCAAGCGTTGATCACTCTAAAGCAGCATCAATAGAAATTCATAACCAACTAAATATTCAACCATTTGCACGTTGTATTGAAATGAAAGAAGCATGTTACTCAGCTACAGCAGCTATCCAACTTGCTAAAGATTTCTTATCAAACAACCCAAACAAGAAAGTACTTGTAATCGCATCTGATATCGCACGTTACGGATTAAATTCAGGTGGCGAACCTACACAAGGTGCAGGAGCAGTGGCTTTATTATTAAGTCATAATCCTAGAATTTTAGAATTAAATGACGATAGCGTTGCATATACTAATAACGTATATGATTTCTGGAGACCAACATCTGAAAAATATCCTGTCGTGGATGGTGCTTTATCTAAGGATGCATACATTGAATCATTCAACACAGTTTGGAATGAATACGCTAAACGTACAGGTCATGAAGTAAATGATTTTGAATCATTCTGTTTCCACGTTCCATTTACAAAAATGGGCGAAAAAGCCTTCAAGACTATTTTAAACGAAAACTTAGAAGATTCAATTAAAAACAGATTAATGGATGCATATCAAGATTCTGTATTATGGAATAGAGACGTAGGAAATATTTATACAGGTTCATTGTATTTAAGTTTAATCTCTTTATTACAAAACCATACATTCCAAGCAGGACAAAAAGTGTGTCTATTTAGTTATGGTTCAGGCGCAGTAGGTGAAATATTTAGTGGTTCAATCGTAGAAGGTTATGATAAAGCGCTAGACAAAGAAAAACACCTAGACATGCTTACATCAAGAGAACAATTATCTGTAGAAGAATACGAAACATTCTTTAATAGATTTGATAACCAAGAATTTGACTTCGAACGTGAACTTAGACAAGACCCATATTCAAAAGTATACTTACACAGTATCGCAGATCACATTAGAACATATAAAACAGAAGAATAA
- a CDS encoding hydroxymethylglutaryl-CoA reductase, degradative, whose amino-acid sequence MKPLTKDFRHLSRLEKIKQLKEHGWIKEESEQILLNNSEIDKELLENLIENVIGQGTLPVGVLPEIIVEDKAYAVPMMVEEPSVVAAASFGSKLFNKSGGLKVVQSDNIKLGQIVFDNVTDTAQLSKDILNLESDIHQVADQIYPSILKRGGGYRKIETNEFPEEGMLSLKVHIDTRDAMGANIINTILEGIAHYLETQLSDTNVLMSILSNYSITSVIRIEGKIAVSDLDKGDVGGAEVAHRMERASVLAHIDPYRAVTHNKGVMNGISSVVLASGNDTRSVEAGAHAYASKDGQYRSLTTWKYDRDNQFLIGAIELPLTLGIIGGSIDLLPISKVTLDLLGVKTAQELAHIVAAVGLAQNFSACRALVSEGIQQGHMNLHYKSLAIKIGAKGNEIQLITEALKNMDKPNLEAAQGLLYEMRNN is encoded by the coding sequence ATGAAACCTTTAACGAAAGATTTCAGACACTTATCACGACTTGAGAAAATTAAACAATTAAAAGAGCATGGTTGGATTAAAGAAGAATCTGAACAAATATTACTCAATAATTCAGAAATAGATAAAGAACTTTTAGAGAATTTAATCGAGAATGTCATTGGTCAAGGTACCTTACCAGTAGGTGTCTTACCTGAAATTATAGTAGAAGATAAAGCGTACGCTGTCCCTATGATGGTTGAAGAGCCTTCAGTAGTCGCAGCAGCAAGTTTCGGTTCTAAACTTTTCAACAAATCTGGTGGTCTTAAAGTTGTTCAAAGTGACAATATTAAATTAGGGCAAATCGTATTTGATAATGTTACAGATACTGCTCAACTATCTAAGGATATACTAAATTTAGAATCAGATATTCACCAAGTAGCTGATCAAATATACCCTTCTATTCTTAAAAGAGGTGGCGGCTATCGCAAAATCGAAACGAATGAATTCCCTGAAGAAGGCATGCTTTCTTTAAAAGTTCATATCGATACACGTGATGCAATGGGTGCTAATATTATCAATACCATTCTTGAAGGTATTGCACATTATTTAGAAACGCAATTAAGTGATACAAACGTATTAATGAGTATCCTTTCAAACTATTCAATAACATCTGTGATTCGCATTGAAGGTAAAATTGCCGTTTCAGATTTGGATAAAGGTGATGTAGGTGGTGCAGAAGTCGCACACCGTATGGAAAGAGCATCTGTATTAGCGCACATCGATCCATATAGAGCAGTCACACATAATAAAGGTGTTATGAATGGTATTAGCTCAGTTGTATTAGCTTCAGGTAATGATACGAGAAGCGTAGAAGCAGGTGCGCATGCTTATGCAAGTAAAGACGGACAATATAGAAGTTTAACAACTTGGAAATATGATAGAGATAACCAATTCTTAATTGGTGCAATAGAATTACCATTAACACTTGGCATTATAGGCGGAAGCATAGACCTCTTACCAATATCTAAAGTTACATTAGACTTGCTAGGCGTTAAAACAGCTCAAGAATTAGCACATATTGTAGCAGCAGTAGGACTAGCACAGAACTTTTCAGCATGTCGTGCACTCGTATCAGAAGGTATACAGCAAGGTCATATGAACCTACACTATAAATCATTAGCAATTAAAATCGGTGCAAAAGGTAATGAAATTCAACTTATAACAGAAGCACTTAAAAATATGGATAAACCAAACTTAGAAGCCGCACAAGGATTGCTGTATGAGATGAGAAATAACTAG
- a CDS encoding glycerophosphoryl diester phosphodiesterase has translation MLTIYGHRGLPSKAPENTIASFKAASEIEGVNWLELDVGITKDEQLIIIHDDYLDRTTSMSGEITALNYEELKEASAGLWYGEKFKDEHLPTFDDVIEIANEYNMNLNVELKGVTGPNGLALSKSMVKQVKEKLANLNQNQEVLISSFNVVLVKLAEEIMPEYKRAVIFHTTSFKEDWRTLLDYCNAKIVNTEDAKLTKAKVRMVKEAGYELNVWTVNKPARANQLANWGVDGIFTDSADKMVHLSE, from the coding sequence ATGTTAACAATATATGGACATAGAGGATTACCTAGTAAAGCTCCAGAAAATACAATAGCATCTTTTAAAGCAGCATCAGAAATAGAAGGCGTAAATTGGCTAGAATTAGATGTAGGTATTACAAAAGATGAACAATTAATCATCATTCACGATGACTATTTAGACCGTACAACAAGTATGTCCGGGGAAATAACAGCATTAAACTATGAAGAATTAAAAGAAGCATCAGCGGGATTATGGTATGGTGAGAAATTTAAAGATGAACACTTACCAACATTCGATGATGTCATAGAAATAGCGAATGAATATAACATGAACTTAAACGTAGAATTAAAAGGCGTCACTGGCCCAAATGGACTGGCGCTATCTAAAAGTATGGTAAAACAAGTTAAAGAAAAATTAGCAAACTTAAATCAAAATCAAGAAGTACTCATATCAAGCTTTAACGTCGTACTCGTTAAATTAGCAGAAGAAATCATGCCAGAATATAAAAGAGCAGTCATCTTCCACACAACATCATTCAAAGAAGACTGGAGAACATTGTTAGACTATTGCAATGCGAAGATAGTGAATACAGAAGATGCCAAACTCACAAAAGCAAAAGTAAGAATGGTCAAAGAAGCGGGTTATGAATTAAACGTTTGGACCGTAAACAAACCAGCACGCGCAAACCAATTAGCAAACTGGGGTGTTGATGGCATATTCACAGACAGCGCTGATAAAATGGTGCATTTGTCTGAGTAG
- the brnQ gene encoding branched-chain amino acid transport system II carrier protein, translated as MMKNKLTFKENIYIGSLLFGLFFGAGNLIFPIHLGQLAGSNVLTANIGFLITAIGLPFLGIIAIGISKTHGIFEVTTRVNRKYAYIFTILLYLVIGPLYALPRLATTSFEIAFTPFISDSSVTLYLSIFSILFFLVAWFFSKKPSKILEYIGKFLNPVFLVLLGLLILLAFINPIGQVSNANISPDYENSALLKGFIDGYNTLDALAALAFGIIIVSTIKKLGITNPNHIAKETFKSGTISIILMGIIYSLLAFMGTMSLGHFKASENGGIALAQIARYYLGDYGIILLSLIIIVACLKTAIGLITAFSETFTELFPKQNYLMFATVVSIISCIFANVGLTKIIEYSTPVLMFLYPLAITIILLTLFSSFFNHSKIVYQFTTYFTLIASFVDGIKASPGFIANTGFAHAVITFGEKFLPFFTIGMGWVLPAVVGFIIGFIVYQFKKSSYKTA; from the coding sequence ATCATGAAAAACAAACTGACTTTTAAAGAAAATATATATATTGGATCCTTACTTTTTGGCTTATTTTTTGGAGCGGGTAATTTAATTTTCCCTATTCATTTAGGTCAATTGGCGGGATCGAATGTTTTAACGGCCAATATTGGTTTCTTAATTACTGCGATTGGTTTACCGTTCTTAGGTATTATCGCAATTGGTATTTCTAAGACGCATGGTATTTTTGAAGTAACGACACGTGTGAATCGCAAATACGCTTATATCTTCACAATATTACTTTATCTTGTAATTGGACCGCTTTATGCGTTACCTAGACTTGCGACGACATCGTTTGAAATTGCATTTACACCGTTTATTTCAGATTCATCTGTCACATTATATTTATCGATATTTAGTATTTTATTCTTCTTAGTTGCTTGGTTTTTCTCAAAAAAACCTTCAAAAATTCTAGAATATATCGGTAAATTTTTAAATCCTGTATTTTTAGTCCTTTTAGGCTTATTGATTTTATTAGCGTTTATTAATCCAATTGGACAAGTATCAAATGCTAATATTAGTCCTGATTATGAAAATAGCGCGTTATTAAAAGGTTTCATTGATGGTTATAATACGCTTGATGCTTTAGCTGCACTGGCATTCGGTATTATTATCGTATCCACTATTAAAAAGTTAGGTATTACAAACCCAAATCATATTGCGAAAGAAACATTTAAATCTGGTACAATTAGCATTATTTTAATGGGTATTATTTATAGTTTATTAGCATTTATGGGTACGATGAGTTTAGGTCATTTCAAAGCGAGTGAAAATGGTGGCATAGCTTTAGCTCAAATCGCACGATATTATTTAGGTGATTACGGCATCATATTACTATCACTTATCATTATCGTAGCTTGTTTAAAGACTGCTATAGGCTTAATCACAGCCTTTTCAGAAACATTCACAGAACTATTTCCAAAACAAAATTATTTAATGTTTGCAACAGTTGTAAGTATTATTTCATGTATATTTGCTAATGTTGGTTTAACAAAAATTATTGAATACTCTACACCAGTATTAATGTTTTTATATCCATTAGCGATTACAATTATTTTGCTAACATTATTCAGTTCATTCTTTAATCATTCAAAAATTGTTTATCAATTTACGACATATTTTACACTGATCGCTTCATTTGTTGATGGCATTAAAGCAAGTCCTGGATTCATCGCAAATACAGGTTTTGCACATGCAGTTATCACTTTTGGCGAAAAATTCTTACCATTCTTCACGATTGGAATGGGCTGGGTGTTACCAGCAGTTGTCGGATTTATCATCGGCTTCATCGTATATCAATTTAAAAAATCATCATACAAAACAGCATAA
- a CDS encoding extracellular solute-binding protein, translating into MVGGVLSEMIEHPDDFEAYESKNQKYMKYAKQKVPYVSDFILMPTTIVVNKDLIGNIKVRGYKDLCADELKGKVVYSNPLETTTGYQHMKAIESINHNVDDVKDFMASANKVDKSSKVIQEVAKGKYYAGLSYESDAKAYINKGYPLKMIYPSEGTMLNHDGIALVKKENINPKSKKLINYLTSKKVQQKIADEYKIQSGRKDVFNQNKQVAAKFREIPVIKDDDISDLTRKQFLELIQ; encoded by the coding sequence GTGGTTGGTGGCGTTTTGTCAGAAATGATTGAACATCCAGATGATTTTGAAGCATACGAATCGAAAAATCAGAAGTATATGAAATATGCTAAACAAAAAGTTCCGTATGTTTCGGATTTTATATTAATGCCAACTACGATTGTTGTGAACAAAGACTTAATAGGAAATATTAAAGTTAGGGGTTATAAAGACTTATGTGCTGATGAATTGAAAGGTAAAGTGGTTTATTCTAATCCTCTAGAAACAACGACGGGATACCAACATATGAAAGCTATTGAAAGTATTAATCACAATGTTGATGACGTAAAAGATTTTATGGCTTCTGCAAATAAAGTTGATAAATCTTCTAAAGTTATACAAGAAGTTGCGAAAGGTAAATATTATGCTGGTTTAAGTTATGAATCGGATGCTAAAGCTTATATTAACAAAGGTTATCCTCTGAAAATGATTTATCCAAGTGAAGGTACAATGTTGAATCATGACGGCATCGCGCTTGTAAAAAAAGAAAATATTAATCCGAAAAGTAAAAAACTGATTAATTACTTAACAAGTAAAAAGGTTCAACAAAAAATAGCAGATGAGTATAAAATTCAGTCCGGTAGAAAAGATGTTTTTAATCAAAATAAGCAAGTTGCAGCAAAGTTCAGGGAAATTCCTGTTATTAAGGATGACGATATTAGTGATCTAACTAGAAAGCAATTTTTGGAGTTGATTCAATGA